The nucleotide window GCGTCGAGGTCGTAGTCCGGCGCCGCCATCGGGACCTCGACGGGGTCGGCGTCGGCCAGTCGGGCCTGCGTCCAGTAGTTGGGCCACGCGGGCGATGGGATGAGCAGCTCCTCGCCCTGCTCGACGGTCGCGAGCACGGCGAGGTGGAGCGCCTCCATCCCCCCGGTCGTGACGAGGACCTCGTCGGGCGTCTGCTCGACGCCGTACTCCGCGTCGAGCGTGTCGGCGATGGCCTCGCGGAGTTCGAGCAGCCCCGCGTTCGAGGTGTAGTGGGTCGCGCCGCCACGTAGGGCATCGACCGCGGCCTCGGTGATGTGTTCGGGCGTGTCGAAGTCGGGTTCGCCGACCTCCAGGCGGACCGGGTCCCGCCCCTCGCGCTCGGCCTCGTCGGCGAGGTCGAACATCACTCGGATGCGGGAGCGGTCACAGGACCTGACGCGGGCTGTGGGTCTGGGCATGGCCGGCTATTCGCGTGGGTCGCCGTAAAGCCCCGCATCCGGGTCGTCGTCGCCGATTCCGGGTGATCCACCCTCTGACACGAAGGTTTACATAATAAACTCTATAGTGCGATATGAAATCTCTCCGGCGACGCTTTAGTCGGGATGAACAATGACGTGCCGGATCGCGATAAAACGGTGGTTTCGGGGCTCACCAAAACAAATTTCTGTATTCGAAGAAAGGGATTAAACTCGGACGGGAGAACATCTTGCGGAATATATGGAAAGTTGACGCGTCTATTAGTCGTATCGCGTTCCAGTTCGTCCTCGGCTGCTGGCTATGGTGGGCAGAAGTGGGGGCATTCGCCATCGAGCGACGTTGCGGCCTCCTCTAGGACGGGGAACGTCGCTCAATCCGCCGCCGCGTCCCCCACCAGTTCTGCGGGAGGTTCGCCGGGCAACCCGTCCCGGTCGTGCGGCGCCGAGAAGTCGATGTCTGGGCCGGTCGGTACGATGCGCTTCGGGTTCAGGCTCTCGTGCGACTTGTAGTAGTGGCGGGTGATGTGGTCCAGGTTCACCGTCCCCGCGACGCCGGGCGTCCCGAACACGTCCTTCGTGTACTCCCAGAGGTTCGGGTACTCGTGGATTGCACGGCGGTTGCACCGGAAGTGCGTGTGGTAGACGTGGTCGAAGCGGACGAGCGTCGCGAACAGCGCCACGTCGGCCTCGGTGAGGCGGTCGCCCGCGAGGTACCGGCGGTGGTCCAGGTGCTCCTCGTACTCGTCGAGCGCCTCGAACAGGTCATCGACCGCATCGTCGTACGCCGCCTGGGTGCCGGCGAAGCCGGCGCGGTAGACGCCGTTGTTGATTCGCGGGTAGACGTCGTCGATCAACTCGTCCACCTCCTCACGGTACCCCTCGGGGTAGAGGTCGACGCCGTTGCCGAGGTCGTGGAACGCGGTGTCGAGCATCCGCATGATCTCCTCGCTCTCGTTGTTCACGACCGTCTCGCGCTGGGTGTCCCAGAGCACCGGCACTGTTACGCGGCCGGTGTAGTCGGGATCGGCCTTCGTGTAGATGTCGCGGAGGTACCGCGCGCCGTAGAGCGGGTCGGGTTGGTCCTCGGAGAACTCCCACCCCTCGTTGTACCGTTCCGGTCGCGTGAGCGAGAGCGAGACCACGTCCTCCAGCCCCTTCAGCGCGCGCGTCATCGCGACGCGGTGGGCCCAGGGGCACGCCCGGTTGATGTAGACGTGGTACCTGTCCGGTTCTGCCGGGAAATCCGGGTTCTCGACCGGCTCCGCGTCCGGCCCGGGAACCGCGCCGTCGATCCAGTCCCGGAAGCTCGTCTCCTCCCGCTCGAACTCGCCGCCGTCGCCGGTGTCGCGGCGGACGTCCGTCCGCCACTCCCCGTCGACGAGCATGTTGGTCGCGTCGCTCATTGTGACTCGTGTGGTGGTCGTTGGCGCTCCGACGGCAAAAACCCGCGTCGCTCGGGAGGGGCGACGACGCGGCGGTGCCGGGGCCCTGGAGGGCCGGCGTCGACGGGGTGAACCCGACCACCGTTTCAGGATGCCGTGGCCGAATGAACCAAATGTTTGGGTCGAATCGGTAGCCGGTGCCCGTAATGTCCGACCCCGATGCATCCGAGAACGAGACGGCGGTCAGGGACGCCGTCGAGCGCTCGCGGAGCGGCGCGCCGGCGGCGGGCCGGGTCGTCCGCGACCGGTTCTCGTCGGACGAGGTGTTCCAGCGGATCGTCGCCGCGGCCGACGAGGAGATAACGTCCGGTAGCCGCGAACTGTTCTTCAGCGGGCTCGCGGGCGGCTTCGCCATCACCATCACGTTCATGCTGTACGTCTCGCTGTCGGCGACGACCGGCGGGGACCCCGTGGTGAGCGCCCTGCTGTACCCGCTCGGGTTCATCTACATCATCATCGGCGGCTACCAGCTGTACACCGAAAACACGCTCCCTCCGGTCGCGCTGACGCTCGAACGGCTCGCAAGCATTCCGGCCCTGCTGCGCAACTGGGTGGTCGTGATCAGCGGGAACGCCGCCGGCGGGGCCCTCGGGGCGACCGCGCTCGTCTTCGGCGGCGTGCTCTCACCGGAGGCGGCGACGGTGGCGGCGGAACTGGGCCAGCACGGCGTCGAAACCGGGTGGTGGCCCCTGTTCTCGAAGGCCGCGTTCGCCGGGCTAATCGTCGCAGGGGTCGTCTGGGTCGAGTACGCCTCCCAGGACACGATCTCCCGGCTCGTCGTCGTCTACCTCGCCTTCCTCGCCATCCCCCTGGGGGGGCTGTACCACTCGGTCGTCTCGATCACCGAGATGGTGTACCTGGTCCTCCGGGGGGACCTCGCCGTGTTCGTCGGGTTCGTCGATTTCGTCCTCCCGGTCCTGCTCGGCAACACGGTCGGCGGGGTCATCCTCGTCACCGTCGTCAACTACTTCCAGACGACAGAGCGGCGCCTCGAGTCCGCGCGCTTTGAGGGCGCCGATCGGCAGCTCTCGCTCAAGGAGTGGCTCTTCGGCGGGCTGGTGGGGCAGTCGTACGTCCCGCTCGTCGACACTGCGGAGGAACCGACGACCGACGACGGGGGGTACCGGGTACTTGTGCCGATCGCGAACCCGCGGACCGAGTCCAGGCTCGTGGAACTCGCGTGCACGCTCGCCGCCGAGAGGGAGGCCGCCACGGTCCACGTCGTCCACATCGTCCAGGTTCCCGACCGGTCCCCGGGTGGGTACGGCGCCGGGCAGAACCGGCGGATCGTCGCGGAGTCCGAGCGGCTGCTCGAGGACGTCCGCGAGACGGTGGGTACCTACGACGTCACCTGCGAAACCTCCACGATCGTCTCACACCGCTCGTTCGAGGCGGTGTTCAGGGTCGCCGAGCGCAGGGACACCGACCTCGTGATGCTTGGCTGGGGTGCCGACCGCCTGTGGGGTGCCGCACGACGGGACCGCCCGCTCCACGAACTCACGGGTCAGCTTCCCTGCGACTTCCTCGTGTTCAAGGATAGTGGAATTGACACTTCCCGGGTCCTGCTCCCCGTCACCGACTCCCCGCACTCGGACCTCTGTGCCGAGATCGCCAGGACGCTCCAGGCCGGAACGGGCGCCGAGGTCACGCTCCTGCACGTCGTCGACGATTCGGACGAGGTCGCGGCTGGGAAGCGCTTCCTCGTGGAGTGGGCCGCCGAGCACGACCTCGAGGATACCACGCCAGTGGTCGACGACTCCGGGGATCTCGAGGGGACCATCGCCCGGGAGGCGGCGGGCCACACCATGCTGTTGATGGGGGCGACCGAACGAGGCCTGCTGTCGCGGCTCGTCCGCGACTCGCTCCACTACGACGTCGTGGACGAGGTGGACTGCTCGGTC belongs to Halorarum halophilum and includes:
- a CDS encoding formate/nitrite transporter family protein: MSDPDASENETAVRDAVERSRSGAPAAGRVVRDRFSSDEVFQRIVAAADEEITSGSRELFFSGLAGGFAITITFMLYVSLSATTGGDPVVSALLYPLGFIYIIIGGYQLYTENTLPPVALTLERLASIPALLRNWVVVISGNAAGGALGATALVFGGVLSPEAATVAAELGQHGVETGWWPLFSKAAFAGLIVAGVVWVEYASQDTISRLVVVYLAFLAIPLGGLYHSVVSITEMVYLVLRGDLAVFVGFVDFVLPVLLGNTVGGVILVTVVNYFQTTERRLESARFEGADRQLSLKEWLFGGLVGQSYVPLVDTAEEPTTDDGGYRVLVPIANPRTESRLVELACTLAAEREAATVHVVHIVQVPDRSPGGYGAGQNRRIVAESERLLEDVRETVGTYDVTCETSTIVSHRSFEAVFRVAERRDTDLVMLGWGADRLWGAARRDRPLHELTGQLPCDFLVFKDSGIDTSRVLLPVTDSPHSDLCAEIARTLQAGTGAEVTLLHVVDDSDEVAAGKRFLVEWAAEHDLEDTTPVVDDSGDLEGTIAREAAGHTMLLMGATERGLLSRLVRDSLHYDVVDEVDCSVLLAERPMERGLGERLLPLR
- a CDS encoding glutathione S-transferase family protein, translating into MSDATNMLVDGEWRTDVRRDTGDGGEFEREETSFRDWIDGAVPGPDAEPVENPDFPAEPDRYHVYINRACPWAHRVAMTRALKGLEDVVSLSLTRPERYNEGWEFSEDQPDPLYGARYLRDIYTKADPDYTGRVTVPVLWDTQRETVVNNESEEIMRMLDTAFHDLGNGVDLYPEGYREEVDELIDDVYPRINNGVYRAGFAGTQAAYDDAVDDLFEALDEYEEHLDHRRYLAGDRLTEADVALFATLVRFDHVYHTHFRCNRRAIHEYPNLWEYTKDVFGTPGVAGTVNLDHITRHYYKSHESLNPKRIVPTGPDIDFSAPHDRDGLPGEPPAELVGDAAAD